The genome window GATAGACAAGCAAGGACGGCGAATGATTCGAGACTATCTCCCCGATCAGCATCGGCAATTCTTTGCCCAACTGCCATTAGTGATTGTCGGAACAGTTGATACAGCCGATAATCTTTGGGCTTCGATTCTAGTGGGAAAACCGGGCTTTATTTCCACAACTGATAGTCGTACCGTGCAGATTGTGTCCAAACCGCTCTTTGGCGATCCCCTGACAACCACACTCGCTGCCGGCATTAACATTGGCTTTCTCGGCATTGAACTACACTCTCGTCGTCGGAATCGTCTAAATGGGACAGTCATACAAACCCATGTAGATGGCTTTGAGGTACAGGTGGGGCAAAGCTTTGGTAACTGTCCCCAATACATTCAGTCCCGGATGTTTGAGCTAGACGAGTATGATGCCGCAGTACCCAAACCAGTTTATCAGGTGACAACCTTGGGAGACGTGGAACAAGCCATGATTAGGGAAGCTGATACATTTTTCATTGCCACTGCCTATCAAGATGAATCGGCGGGCGTGGCTGGAGGTGTAGATGTTTCCCATCGCGGTGGCAAAGCTGGTTTCGTGCGGGTGGACGACGATTGCACCTTGACTATTCCTGATTTTTCAGGCAATTGTCATTTTAATACTTTCGGTAACTTGGAGTTAAATCCCCGTGCGGGATTACTGTTTGTAGATTTTTCTCAGGGTAATTTGCTTTACCTCACAGGCACCGCCAAAGTAATTTGGGAAGGGGCTGAAATTAGCAGATATCAAGGGGCAGAGCGATTGTTACGCTTCTATGTTGAGCAGGGATATCGGGTGGAAGGTAGTCTTCCCCTCCGTTGGTCAAATCCTGAATTCTCACCCTTTCTCGCTCATACTGGTTCTTGGTAAGAAATGATTAATCGAGTATAAGAAATAACTATTAAGCTGCACACAGATTCAGGAACATGGCTTCATGGAAACTAAACCCCCTCTGCCTCCGTTTACCTTAGAAACCGCTCAAGCCAAAGTCCAAGCGGCTGAAGATGCCTGGAATACCCGTGATCCAGAGCGGGTTGTCCTGGCATACACGGAAGATTCTCAGTGGCGGAATCGCTCCGATTTTTTTAGTGGCCGAACCGCTATTAAAGAGTTTCTTCAACGCAAATGGGCAAAAGAACTAGACTACCGCTTAAAAAAAGAACTCTGGTGCTTTATGGATAATCGGATTGCGGTGCGATTTGAATATGAATGGCACGATGATTCTGGTTCTTGGTATCGCGCCTATGGCAATGAAAACTGGGAATTTGCCGAAAACGGGCTGATGATGCGGCGTTTTGCCAGCATTAATGATATCTCTATTCAGGAGAGCGAGCGAAAATTTCGATGGTGATTAACCATCTTTGGCATTAAGCAGAAATCAGGGCAACCACTGAAATAAAACCTGAAAAAGCTTATCATATATAGCTTTCAGATTTTGAGTATCTCCCCTTTTCCCCAAACATTAAGAAGGCTACAAGCAGACATATGTACGTAGTCAATAGTTTACGCACAGTTTTCGATCAAGGATAAAAATGATAGGGGTTGGCTCATATTAGCAGCAAAGCCGAGAATTCCTGGATCTCGATGTTCGTAAAGTAACTCACCTTTGCTATCAAACAAAAAAGTACCACCACGCTGAGTTAAGTAGGCAGAATTCGGCACATAAGTCTGCCAATTTCTGAGAACTTCCACCATATTCCGTAGCCGCAGAGTAGCTAACTCAAAGGGGCGTTGAAAGCCACTTCCGCCGGCTAATTGGAAAAACGAGCCTTGGAAAGCAGGTAGAGGAGTACCTTGAATGATTTCATCATCCCCAATGAGTTGAGGGGCTTTGCGGTCTCCCTTGTATCCCCGAAAAACTTCCGCCAGCGTTCCCGGACTACCAATCCCTGCACACATCAAAATTAGATTTAGCCAAGCTTTCCCAGACTCAGCAAGCCCAGGGAGAGAAATATTCAGACCAGAATAGAGATTGAGTTGGCGATGTAGTTCTCCATTCGGTTCAACAAATAAATTTTCCGGCGGAAATCCTGTATATTCACAGAATTTTGTGCCAGAAGCGAGATTGCCTATGCCCACCGCACGAATAGCGAGTTTTTTATCTGTCAAATTTTTAGCTTCGCGCTGTAACCACCACGCATATTCAAGACTATCAAAATCTCCAAGTTGTGGCCAAACTAAGATAAGGATATGTGAGGCAGTCTCGCAGTTTTCTAGCAAGGGTCGGATTATGCCATCACTAACACGCTGATATTTGCTCTGATTAAGGATAGCGTAGGGGTTCATGGCAAGAGATTAACTGCTATTTAGCTCTCAAATTTTAGCCCAATTT of Anabaena sp. PCC 7108 contains these proteins:
- a CDS encoding pyridoxamine 5'-phosphate oxidase family protein, with the protein product MANPGWSRTESPFHAGELAIQARFGAQEQIDKQGRRMIRDYLPDQHRQFFAQLPLVIVGTVDTADNLWASILVGKPGFISTTDSRTVQIVSKPLFGDPLTTTLAAGINIGFLGIELHSRRRNRLNGTVIQTHVDGFEVQVGQSFGNCPQYIQSRMFELDEYDAAVPKPVYQVTTLGDVEQAMIREADTFFIATAYQDESAGVAGGVDVSHRGGKAGFVRVDDDCTLTIPDFSGNCHFNTFGNLELNPRAGLLFVDFSQGNLLYLTGTAKVIWEGAEISRYQGAERLLRFYVEQGYRVEGSLPLRWSNPEFSPFLAHTGSW
- a CDS encoding nuclear transport factor 2 family protein, whose amino-acid sequence is METKPPLPPFTLETAQAKVQAAEDAWNTRDPERVVLAYTEDSQWRNRSDFFSGRTAIKEFLQRKWAKELDYRLKKELWCFMDNRIAVRFEYEWHDDSGSWYRAYGNENWEFAENGLMMRRFASINDISIQESERKFRW
- a CDS encoding peroxiredoxin-like family protein — protein: MNPYAILNQSKYQRVSDGIIRPLLENCETASHILILVWPQLGDFDSLEYAWWLQREAKNLTDKKLAIRAVGIGNLASGTKFCEYTGFPPENLFVEPNGELHRQLNLYSGLNISLPGLAESGKAWLNLILMCAGIGSPGTLAEVFRGYKGDRKAPQLIGDDEIIQGTPLPAFQGSFFQLAGGSGFQRPFELATLRLRNMVEVLRNWQTYVPNSAYLTQRGGTFLFDSKGELLYEHRDPGILGFAANMSQPLSFLSLIENCA